CCGCCCCTCCCCTAGCCTGTGAGCTCCCGCTATCTCCTCCAGCGCCTGAGCACCCTGCTGCTCGTCCTCTTGGGGGTCTCCATCCTCACCTTCAGCATCGTGCCGCTCATCCCCGGCGACCCCGCCAGGGTGCGCCTCGGCGTGCACGCGACGCCCGAGGCGATCACCACCCTGCGCCGGCAGCTCGGCTTAGAGCGGCCCCTGCCCATCCAGTACGCCGATTGGCTCGGCGGCATCGTCACCCGTGGCGACTTCGGCGTCAGCCTCTTGAGCGGCAGGCCGATCGGTGGGGAGATCGCCCGCCGCCTGCCCGCCACCCTCGTCCTCGCCTTCGCGGGCCTGCTCGTGGGGCTCAGTGTCGCCCTGCCCGCTGGCGTGCTCTCCGCCCTCAAGCCCGGCAGCCGCACCGACCTCGGCGCCTCGGTCATGAGCCAGATCGGCGTGTCGATTCCAGACTTCTGGATGGGCATCCTGCTCATCCTGGTCTTCGCCGAGCACCTCCGCGTCCTGCCCTCGAGCGGTTACGTCCCGCTCAGCCAGGGTTTGGGCGCGTGGCTCAGCCATCTCGTCTTGCCCGCCACCACCGTGGGCATCATCAGCGGCTCGATCATGGCACGCTTCGTGCGCTCGTCATTGCTCGAGGTGCTCCACCGCGACTACGTCCGCACCGCCCGGGCCAAGGGCTTGAGCGAACGGGTGATCATCG
This DNA window, taken from Deinococcota bacterium, encodes the following:
- a CDS encoding ABC transporter permease → MSSRYLLQRLSTLLLVLLGVSILTFSIVPLIPGDPARVRLGVHATPEAITTLRRQLGLERPLPIQYADWLGGIVTRGDFGVSLLSGRPIGGEIARRLPATLVLAFAGLLVGLSVALPAGVLSALKPGSRTDLGASVMSQIGVSIPDFWMGILLILVFAEHLRVLPSSGYVPLSQGLGAWLSHLVLPATTVGIISGSIMARFVRSSLLEVLHRDYVRTARAKGLSERVIIVKHVFRNAAIPIVTIVGLQMAALFSAVVVVEIIFAWPGLGSLALAATLQRDYPMLQASVLVTAVAFTVISFLTDLSYVLLDPSVEYA